One stretch of Streptomyces sp. R21 DNA includes these proteins:
- a CDS encoding conjugal transfer protein produces MSPGKQASPSEAAEMAAGARLEAMRRRVRLSRLAVWTVIAAGPVALCVAVASTPATVEAATPAPPTSVRTAAAATDPGGYAQLFVDAWLHSSADDATSAQARLAHSLAPDVELPDPTGAQSTPQSVTAVRSAQRTGGAWSVTVAAQYADGRVRYYAVPVSAGGAGSSFTVTGAPGVVAGPARAEVPKSSYSVAVPEGDLSSAVGEFFAAYLTGAGEVSRYLAPGVSLSAVSPAPYPSVAVEQISAVEVAAAAEQVPGDGTTVRVLVRVEARDAGGRWPLAYELALKARSGRWEVAGLESGTATDGGAR; encoded by the coding sequence ATGTCTCCTGGCAAGCAGGCCTCACCGAGCGAGGCTGCTGAGATGGCGGCCGGCGCCCGGCTGGAGGCGATGCGCCGCCGCGTCCGCCTTTCGCGCCTGGCGGTCTGGACCGTCATCGCGGCGGGCCCCGTCGCCCTGTGCGTCGCCGTCGCCTCCACCCCGGCCACGGTCGAGGCGGCCACCCCAGCCCCGCCTACCTCCGTGCGCACTGCGGCAGCCGCCACGGATCCGGGCGGCTATGCGCAGCTGTTCGTCGACGCGTGGTTGCACAGCAGCGCGGACGACGCGACGAGTGCGCAGGCGCGGCTTGCGCACTCACTCGCGCCGGACGTCGAACTGCCCGACCCGACGGGTGCGCAGTCGACGCCTCAGTCGGTGACGGCGGTGCGCAGTGCGCAGCGCACCGGCGGCGCGTGGTCGGTGACGGTGGCTGCGCAGTACGCCGACGGACGGGTGCGGTACTACGCGGTGCCGGTTTCCGCCGGCGGTGCGGGCTCTTCGTTCACGGTGACCGGTGCGCCGGGCGTGGTGGCCGGTCCGGCCCGGGCCGAGGTCCCGAAGTCGTCGTACAGCGTGGCTGTCCCGGAGGGTGATCTGTCGTCCGCAGTCGGGGAGTTCTTCGCCGCGTACCTGACGGGTGCCGGGGAGGTGAGCCGCTACCTCGCTCCCGGCGTGAGCCTCTCGGCTGTCTCCCCCGCCCCGTACCCGTCGGTCGCCGTCGAGCAGATCTCCGCTGTCGAGGTGGCCGCGGCCGCCGAGCAGGTGCCGGGCGATGGCACGACGGTGCGTGTCCTCGTCCGGGTGGAGGCCCGCGATGCCGGCGGTCGGTGGCCGCTGGCGTACGAGCTCGCGCTCAAGGCCCGATCGGGCCGGTGGGAAGTCGCCGGGCTGGAGTCCGGCACCGCCACAGACGGCGGTGCCCGGTGA